Proteins encoded together in one Microplitis mediator isolate UGA2020A chromosome 7, iyMicMedi2.1, whole genome shotgun sequence window:
- the LOC130672092 gene encoding transcription factor mef2A isoform X2, with product MKTKNVNRNSFKHQRISSQSLPQDEETVYKTISSSKSVPRSINNSQGRNNNSDCGAVLQVESGFQHRMPPLYGEEQTPNQNQQSLQTHSNKFPIEREVVLSSVDKNTKIPILHEYNKRSGLSRAIAPDAPVKQQAWVQEGNQVDHRQDHVQNFQPQDTYTSTPTGAVPRITKSEDDRTKSLSRTYHTIKDMISSRFGPSRKDIEPDVEVSLNNVTEEIRKSNKSIDEEDSKKKESIYGKSSRSQDPSVKMQHFQPNNAYNAQSYNSYYQSSQNGIMQSGQLSNAQLHPSLPGQSAQLHVSHITPPGGVQTVHQTQVSAYNPPVPGTRNDYVVQGSSGIQQPHQLQNPPVGKHGLPMQPVSAAGPNHQSYQSPQQLIHQSQIHQSPRFSHQHMQNMHQRQLIQQQQQHNMGAGQQPSPRSTARAQQQSLFPAGVSYQQYQQVRQTISRSQIDLPSTSRQALDVRILGQEVFYHYNKGRPGYQAPPQVYIKQDNNNKESNNELRSSMMEKAMSQPHLCYDDINNQDIGNSNPDNSLSTEKYEITVEGRGQEFADDKNDNAQRRAQNGDFRPDTSFGNRRDDVRCSKKDSDKYNQEQELSANDKNELGHNKVQEPAAKREDFSESNGKDGKKNAQLKPEERKSAEDKKTSELKKEDLENGMMRLKINHNQGSGSDYDKPGQSSSNVDSGRGSAVYSSGRRPPPVDQNHGQNRDSEWVDIVESELRSILEPSRDIPAMAHSTLSESVSSVTPPLPPLSPHGSPRTPRNRYTSSLPYGAKPNYTDYGKNTDKRNFQSNIKHRGASTSKKDATKKFSHLFGVEAADLTSTTTGLDLDSMLDRSDSDLSTNDARTIRKQLEGLENMYSEVLKLLGGSVKKRRKARGLTSYGSVSSLPTSSVSSRPIARHHDKRRSHVVDERIKKAKDIKSVNKRFQRLESHVVTLARSVAHLSSEMRTQHLMIQEMENIRGEIAALRTQTSMAMVRSQSQPLIKDAELPALSNPSRVKKLTKFFGTEPPLIRLFLRELGYEKYAAAFEKEKVGMVELPYLCEERLQKMGVPLGPRLRILQEARISVCKDPIYVV from the exons ATGAAGACAAAGAACGTGAATCGAAACTCATTCAAGCATCAG AGAATATCTTCACAGTCGTTGCCTCAAG ATGAAGAAACAGTTTATAAGACGATTTCGTCATCGAAATCGGTGCCGAGGAGTATAAATAATAGTCAaggaagaaataataatagtgactGCGGTGCAGTCTTACAAGTTGAATCAGGATTTCAACACAGAATGCCACCTCTCTATGGGGAGGAACAGACTCCCAATCAAAACCAGCAAAGTCTTCAAACTCACAGCAACAAATTTCCG ATTGAACGAGAAGTAGTTCTAAGTTCCGTCGACAAGAACACAAAGATACCGATTTTACATGAGTACAACAAAAGGAGCGGACTGAGTCGCGCGATAGCTCCCGACGCCCCGGTCAAACAGCAGGCCTGGGTTCAGGAG GGTAACCAAGTAGATCACCGACAGGATCATGTGCAAAATTTTCAACCCCAGGACACTTATAC gTCAACACCAACAGGAGCAGTACCGCGAATAACAAAATCAGAAGACGACCGTACAAAATCACTTTCACGAACATATCATACGATCAAGGACATGATTTCTAGTCGTTTCGGTCCCTCGAGAAAAGACATTGAACCAGACGTCGAAGTGAGTCTCAATAATGTGACAGAAGAGATtagaaaatcaaataaaagtatcgacgaggaggacagtaaaaaaaaagaaagtatcTACGGCAAATCATCCCGGTCGCAAGACCCATCCGTCAAGATGCAACACTTTCAGCCCAATAATGCCTACAATGCTCAATCATACAACTCATATTACCAAAGTTCTCAGAACGGTATTATGCAATCGGGTCAGCTTTCGAACGCGCAATTACACCCAAGTCTTCCAGGGCAGTCTGCCCAGCTGCATGTCAGCCACATAACACCTCCAGGCGGTGTCCAAACCGTTCATCAGACACAAGTCTCCGCTTACAATCCCCCGGTACCTGGCACGAGAAACGATTACGTCGTTCAAGGCTCCAGTGGGATTCAACAGCCTCATCAGCTACAGAATCCTCCTGTCGGGAAGCACGGGCTGCCTATGCAACCTGTGTCCGCAGCAGGACCTAATCATCAGAGCTACCAGAGTCCTCAGCAGCTGATACACCAGTCGCAGATTCACCAGAGTCCTAGATTTTCTCATCAGCACATGCAGAATATGCACCAGAGACAGTTGatccagcagcagcagcaacataATATGGGAGCAGGTCAACAACCCAGTCCAAGATCAACCGCTAGAGCCCAACAACAATCACTATTTCCTGCCGGTGTCTCTTATCAACAGTATCAGCAAGTCAGGCAGACTATCTCGAGATCTCAGATTGATTTACCGAGCACTTCTCGACAGGCTCTTGACGTAAGAATTTTAGGGCAAGAAGTATTTTATCATTACAATAAAGGTAGACCTGGTTATCAAGCTCCGCCACAGGTTTATATCAaacaagataataataataaggagAGTAATAACGAGCTGCGTTCATCGATGATGGAGAAAGCCATGTCCCAGCCCCACTTGTGTTACGATGACATAAATAATCAAGATATTGGAAATAGTAACCCAGATAATTCATTGTCAACAGAAAAGTACGAAATTACTGTCGAGGGCAGAGGACAAGAGTTCGCTGAtgacaaaaatgataatgCCCAGAGGAGAGCCCAGAACGGGGACTTCAGACCTGACACGAGCTTCGGAAACCGCAGAGACGATGTCAGGTGTTCGAAAAAAGACTCTGATAAATATAATCAGGAGCAGGAACTGAGTGCGAATGATAAGAACGAGCTGGGTCACAATAAAGTTCAAGAGCCAGCAGCAAAACGGGAAGATTTTTCTGAAAGTAATGGGAaagatggtaaaaaaaacgCGCAGTTGAAACCAGAGGAACGAAAATCTGCGGAGGACAAAAAAACCTCCGAGTTGAAGAAGGAAGATCTGGAAAACGGGATGATGAGGctgaaaataaatcataatcaAGGCTCGGGCTCGGATTATGATAAACCGGGTCAGAGTTCCAGCAACGTCGACTCGGGAAGAGGCTCTGCCGTTTATTCGAGTGGTCGACGACCGCCGCCAGTCGATCAAAATCATGGCCAAA ACAGAGACTCGGAATGGGTGGATATCGTGGAATCTGAACTGCGTAGCATTTTAGAGCCGTCAAGAGACATTCCGGCGATGGCTCACTCTACTCTCTCAGAGAGCGTATCTTCGGTGACGCCACCACTGCCGCCACTTTCGCCTCACGGAAGTCCCCGGACTCCGAGAAATCGATACACGTCAAG TTTGCCGTATGGAGCGAAACCCAATTACACTGACTACGGAAAAAATACCGATAAGAGAAATTTTCAGAGCAACATCAAACATCGTGGGGCTTCGACGTCTAAAAAAGACgcgactaaaaaattttcccacc TTTTCGGAGTAGAAGCAGCAGATTTAACTTCGACGACAACTGGACTGGATTTGGACTCAATGTTGGACCGAAGCGACTCGGATCTGAGTACAAACGACGCGAGAACTATCAGAAAACAACTTGAAGGCCTGGAAAACATGTACAGCGAA GTTCTGAAACTACTCGGCGGAAGTGTTAAAAAACGGAGGAAAGCACGAGGACTAACGAGCTACGGATCGGTATCTTCATTACCAACCTCTTCGGTATCTTCGAGGCCGATCGCTCGACACCACGACAAGAGGAGATCGCATGTAGTCGATGAGAGGATTAAAAAAGCCAAAGATATTAAGAGCGTAAACAAACGGTTTCAACGGCTCGAGTCTCACGTAGTTACCCTGGCACGTTCTGTAGCTCATTTGTCGTCGGAAATGCGCACTCAGCATTTAATGATACAAGAAATGGAAAATATTCGGGGCGAAATAGCCGCGCTGAGGACTCAAACCAGTATGGCGATGGTCAGATCTCAGTCTCAGCCGTTAATTAAAGACGCCGAATTGCCCGCACTCTCGAATCCTTCGAGGGTTAAGAAGTTGacgaaattttttggtacTGAGCCTCCACTTATCCGGCTGTTTCTTAGAGAACTTGGTTACgag AAATATGCAGCAGCAttcgaaaaagaaaaagttggAATGGTCGAATTGCCGTATTTATGTGAAGAAAGACTTCAAAAAATGGGCGTACCTTTAGGACCGAGACTGAGGATCCTTCAAGAGGCTAGGATTTCCGTTTGCAAGGATCCTATCTATGTagtataa
- the LOC130672092 gene encoding transcription factor mef2A isoform X1 produces the protein MVSQHAMATTVRKVKQENRLRRQNNFNHDEETVYKTISSSKSVPRSINNSQGRNNNSDCGAVLQVESGFQHRMPPLYGEEQTPNQNQQSLQTHSNKFPIEREVVLSSVDKNTKIPILHEYNKRSGLSRAIAPDAPVKQQAWVQEGNQVDHRQDHVQNFQPQDTYTSTPTGAVPRITKSEDDRTKSLSRTYHTIKDMISSRFGPSRKDIEPDVEVSLNNVTEEIRKSNKSIDEEDSKKKESIYGKSSRSQDPSVKMQHFQPNNAYNAQSYNSYYQSSQNGIMQSGQLSNAQLHPSLPGQSAQLHVSHITPPGGVQTVHQTQVSAYNPPVPGTRNDYVVQGSSGIQQPHQLQNPPVGKHGLPMQPVSAAGPNHQSYQSPQQLIHQSQIHQSPRFSHQHMQNMHQRQLIQQQQQHNMGAGQQPSPRSTARAQQQSLFPAGVSYQQYQQVRQTISRSQIDLPSTSRQALDVRILGQEVFYHYNKGRPGYQAPPQVYIKQDNNNKESNNELRSSMMEKAMSQPHLCYDDINNQDIGNSNPDNSLSTEKYEITVEGRGQEFADDKNDNAQRRAQNGDFRPDTSFGNRRDDVRCSKKDSDKYNQEQELSANDKNELGHNKVQEPAAKREDFSESNGKDGKKNAQLKPEERKSAEDKKTSELKKEDLENGMMRLKINHNQGSGSDYDKPGQSSSNVDSGRGSAVYSSGRRPPPVDQNHGQNRDSEWVDIVESELRSILEPSRDIPAMAHSTLSESVSSVTPPLPPLSPHGSPRTPRNRYTSSLPYGAKPNYTDYGKNTDKRNFQSNIKHRGASTSKKDATKKFSHLFGVEAADLTSTTTGLDLDSMLDRSDSDLSTNDARTIRKQLEGLENMYSEVLKLLGGSVKKRRKARGLTSYGSVSSLPTSSVSSRPIARHHDKRRSHVVDERIKKAKDIKSVNKRFQRLESHVVTLARSVAHLSSEMRTQHLMIQEMENIRGEIAALRTQTSMAMVRSQSQPLIKDAELPALSNPSRVKKLTKFFGTEPPLIRLFLRELGYEKYAAAFEKEKVGMVELPYLCEERLQKMGVPLGPRLRILQEARISVCKDPIYVV, from the exons ATGGTCAGCCAACACGCAATGGCTACTACAGTGCGTAAAGTTAAGCAGGAAAATCGGTTACGtcgacaaaataattttaatcacg ATGAAGAAACAGTTTATAAGACGATTTCGTCATCGAAATCGGTGCCGAGGAGTATAAATAATAGTCAaggaagaaataataatagtgactGCGGTGCAGTCTTACAAGTTGAATCAGGATTTCAACACAGAATGCCACCTCTCTATGGGGAGGAACAGACTCCCAATCAAAACCAGCAAAGTCTTCAAACTCACAGCAACAAATTTCCG ATTGAACGAGAAGTAGTTCTAAGTTCCGTCGACAAGAACACAAAGATACCGATTTTACATGAGTACAACAAAAGGAGCGGACTGAGTCGCGCGATAGCTCCCGACGCCCCGGTCAAACAGCAGGCCTGGGTTCAGGAG GGTAACCAAGTAGATCACCGACAGGATCATGTGCAAAATTTTCAACCCCAGGACACTTATAC gTCAACACCAACAGGAGCAGTACCGCGAATAACAAAATCAGAAGACGACCGTACAAAATCACTTTCACGAACATATCATACGATCAAGGACATGATTTCTAGTCGTTTCGGTCCCTCGAGAAAAGACATTGAACCAGACGTCGAAGTGAGTCTCAATAATGTGACAGAAGAGATtagaaaatcaaataaaagtatcgacgaggaggacagtaaaaaaaaagaaagtatcTACGGCAAATCATCCCGGTCGCAAGACCCATCCGTCAAGATGCAACACTTTCAGCCCAATAATGCCTACAATGCTCAATCATACAACTCATATTACCAAAGTTCTCAGAACGGTATTATGCAATCGGGTCAGCTTTCGAACGCGCAATTACACCCAAGTCTTCCAGGGCAGTCTGCCCAGCTGCATGTCAGCCACATAACACCTCCAGGCGGTGTCCAAACCGTTCATCAGACACAAGTCTCCGCTTACAATCCCCCGGTACCTGGCACGAGAAACGATTACGTCGTTCAAGGCTCCAGTGGGATTCAACAGCCTCATCAGCTACAGAATCCTCCTGTCGGGAAGCACGGGCTGCCTATGCAACCTGTGTCCGCAGCAGGACCTAATCATCAGAGCTACCAGAGTCCTCAGCAGCTGATACACCAGTCGCAGATTCACCAGAGTCCTAGATTTTCTCATCAGCACATGCAGAATATGCACCAGAGACAGTTGatccagcagcagcagcaacataATATGGGAGCAGGTCAACAACCCAGTCCAAGATCAACCGCTAGAGCCCAACAACAATCACTATTTCCTGCCGGTGTCTCTTATCAACAGTATCAGCAAGTCAGGCAGACTATCTCGAGATCTCAGATTGATTTACCGAGCACTTCTCGACAGGCTCTTGACGTAAGAATTTTAGGGCAAGAAGTATTTTATCATTACAATAAAGGTAGACCTGGTTATCAAGCTCCGCCACAGGTTTATATCAaacaagataataataataaggagAGTAATAACGAGCTGCGTTCATCGATGATGGAGAAAGCCATGTCCCAGCCCCACTTGTGTTACGATGACATAAATAATCAAGATATTGGAAATAGTAACCCAGATAATTCATTGTCAACAGAAAAGTACGAAATTACTGTCGAGGGCAGAGGACAAGAGTTCGCTGAtgacaaaaatgataatgCCCAGAGGAGAGCCCAGAACGGGGACTTCAGACCTGACACGAGCTTCGGAAACCGCAGAGACGATGTCAGGTGTTCGAAAAAAGACTCTGATAAATATAATCAGGAGCAGGAACTGAGTGCGAATGATAAGAACGAGCTGGGTCACAATAAAGTTCAAGAGCCAGCAGCAAAACGGGAAGATTTTTCTGAAAGTAATGGGAaagatggtaaaaaaaacgCGCAGTTGAAACCAGAGGAACGAAAATCTGCGGAGGACAAAAAAACCTCCGAGTTGAAGAAGGAAGATCTGGAAAACGGGATGATGAGGctgaaaataaatcataatcaAGGCTCGGGCTCGGATTATGATAAACCGGGTCAGAGTTCCAGCAACGTCGACTCGGGAAGAGGCTCTGCCGTTTATTCGAGTGGTCGACGACCGCCGCCAGTCGATCAAAATCATGGCCAAA ACAGAGACTCGGAATGGGTGGATATCGTGGAATCTGAACTGCGTAGCATTTTAGAGCCGTCAAGAGACATTCCGGCGATGGCTCACTCTACTCTCTCAGAGAGCGTATCTTCGGTGACGCCACCACTGCCGCCACTTTCGCCTCACGGAAGTCCCCGGACTCCGAGAAATCGATACACGTCAAG TTTGCCGTATGGAGCGAAACCCAATTACACTGACTACGGAAAAAATACCGATAAGAGAAATTTTCAGAGCAACATCAAACATCGTGGGGCTTCGACGTCTAAAAAAGACgcgactaaaaaattttcccacc TTTTCGGAGTAGAAGCAGCAGATTTAACTTCGACGACAACTGGACTGGATTTGGACTCAATGTTGGACCGAAGCGACTCGGATCTGAGTACAAACGACGCGAGAACTATCAGAAAACAACTTGAAGGCCTGGAAAACATGTACAGCGAA GTTCTGAAACTACTCGGCGGAAGTGTTAAAAAACGGAGGAAAGCACGAGGACTAACGAGCTACGGATCGGTATCTTCATTACCAACCTCTTCGGTATCTTCGAGGCCGATCGCTCGACACCACGACAAGAGGAGATCGCATGTAGTCGATGAGAGGATTAAAAAAGCCAAAGATATTAAGAGCGTAAACAAACGGTTTCAACGGCTCGAGTCTCACGTAGTTACCCTGGCACGTTCTGTAGCTCATTTGTCGTCGGAAATGCGCACTCAGCATTTAATGATACAAGAAATGGAAAATATTCGGGGCGAAATAGCCGCGCTGAGGACTCAAACCAGTATGGCGATGGTCAGATCTCAGTCTCAGCCGTTAATTAAAGACGCCGAATTGCCCGCACTCTCGAATCCTTCGAGGGTTAAGAAGTTGacgaaattttttggtacTGAGCCTCCACTTATCCGGCTGTTTCTTAGAGAACTTGGTTACgag AAATATGCAGCAGCAttcgaaaaagaaaaagttggAATGGTCGAATTGCCGTATTTATGTGAAGAAAGACTTCAAAAAATGGGCGTACCTTTAGGACCGAGACTGAGGATCCTTCAAGAGGCTAGGATTTCCGTTTGCAAGGATCCTATCTATGTagtataa
- the LOC130672092 gene encoding uncharacterized protein LOC130672092 isoform X3, with protein MPPLYGEEQTPNQNQQSLQTHSNKFPIEREVVLSSVDKNTKIPILHEYNKRSGLSRAIAPDAPVKQQAWVQEGNQVDHRQDHVQNFQPQDTYTSTPTGAVPRITKSEDDRTKSLSRTYHTIKDMISSRFGPSRKDIEPDVEVSLNNVTEEIRKSNKSIDEEDSKKKESIYGKSSRSQDPSVKMQHFQPNNAYNAQSYNSYYQSSQNGIMQSGQLSNAQLHPSLPGQSAQLHVSHITPPGGVQTVHQTQVSAYNPPVPGTRNDYVVQGSSGIQQPHQLQNPPVGKHGLPMQPVSAAGPNHQSYQSPQQLIHQSQIHQSPRFSHQHMQNMHQRQLIQQQQQHNMGAGQQPSPRSTARAQQQSLFPAGVSYQQYQQVRQTISRSQIDLPSTSRQALDVRILGQEVFYHYNKGRPGYQAPPQVYIKQDNNNKESNNELRSSMMEKAMSQPHLCYDDINNQDIGNSNPDNSLSTEKYEITVEGRGQEFADDKNDNAQRRAQNGDFRPDTSFGNRRDDVRCSKKDSDKYNQEQELSANDKNELGHNKVQEPAAKREDFSESNGKDGKKNAQLKPEERKSAEDKKTSELKKEDLENGMMRLKINHNQGSGSDYDKPGQSSSNVDSGRGSAVYSSGRRPPPVDQNHGQNRDSEWVDIVESELRSILEPSRDIPAMAHSTLSESVSSVTPPLPPLSPHGSPRTPRNRYTSSLPYGAKPNYTDYGKNTDKRNFQSNIKHRGASTSKKDATKKFSHLFGVEAADLTSTTTGLDLDSMLDRSDSDLSTNDARTIRKQLEGLENMYSEVLKLLGGSVKKRRKARGLTSYGSVSSLPTSSVSSRPIARHHDKRRSHVVDERIKKAKDIKSVNKRFQRLESHVVTLARSVAHLSSEMRTQHLMIQEMENIRGEIAALRTQTSMAMVRSQSQPLIKDAELPALSNPSRVKKLTKFFGTEPPLIRLFLRELGYEKYAAAFEKEKVGMVELPYLCEERLQKMGVPLGPRLRILQEARISVCKDPIYVV; from the exons ATGCCACCTCTCTATGGGGAGGAACAGACTCCCAATCAAAACCAGCAAAGTCTTCAAACTCACAGCAACAAATTTCCG ATTGAACGAGAAGTAGTTCTAAGTTCCGTCGACAAGAACACAAAGATACCGATTTTACATGAGTACAACAAAAGGAGCGGACTGAGTCGCGCGATAGCTCCCGACGCCCCGGTCAAACAGCAGGCCTGGGTTCAGGAG GGTAACCAAGTAGATCACCGACAGGATCATGTGCAAAATTTTCAACCCCAGGACACTTATAC gTCAACACCAACAGGAGCAGTACCGCGAATAACAAAATCAGAAGACGACCGTACAAAATCACTTTCACGAACATATCATACGATCAAGGACATGATTTCTAGTCGTTTCGGTCCCTCGAGAAAAGACATTGAACCAGACGTCGAAGTGAGTCTCAATAATGTGACAGAAGAGATtagaaaatcaaataaaagtatcgacgaggaggacagtaaaaaaaaagaaagtatcTACGGCAAATCATCCCGGTCGCAAGACCCATCCGTCAAGATGCAACACTTTCAGCCCAATAATGCCTACAATGCTCAATCATACAACTCATATTACCAAAGTTCTCAGAACGGTATTATGCAATCGGGTCAGCTTTCGAACGCGCAATTACACCCAAGTCTTCCAGGGCAGTCTGCCCAGCTGCATGTCAGCCACATAACACCTCCAGGCGGTGTCCAAACCGTTCATCAGACACAAGTCTCCGCTTACAATCCCCCGGTACCTGGCACGAGAAACGATTACGTCGTTCAAGGCTCCAGTGGGATTCAACAGCCTCATCAGCTACAGAATCCTCCTGTCGGGAAGCACGGGCTGCCTATGCAACCTGTGTCCGCAGCAGGACCTAATCATCAGAGCTACCAGAGTCCTCAGCAGCTGATACACCAGTCGCAGATTCACCAGAGTCCTAGATTTTCTCATCAGCACATGCAGAATATGCACCAGAGACAGTTGatccagcagcagcagcaacataATATGGGAGCAGGTCAACAACCCAGTCCAAGATCAACCGCTAGAGCCCAACAACAATCACTATTTCCTGCCGGTGTCTCTTATCAACAGTATCAGCAAGTCAGGCAGACTATCTCGAGATCTCAGATTGATTTACCGAGCACTTCTCGACAGGCTCTTGACGTAAGAATTTTAGGGCAAGAAGTATTTTATCATTACAATAAAGGTAGACCTGGTTATCAAGCTCCGCCACAGGTTTATATCAaacaagataataataataaggagAGTAATAACGAGCTGCGTTCATCGATGATGGAGAAAGCCATGTCCCAGCCCCACTTGTGTTACGATGACATAAATAATCAAGATATTGGAAATAGTAACCCAGATAATTCATTGTCAACAGAAAAGTACGAAATTACTGTCGAGGGCAGAGGACAAGAGTTCGCTGAtgacaaaaatgataatgCCCAGAGGAGAGCCCAGAACGGGGACTTCAGACCTGACACGAGCTTCGGAAACCGCAGAGACGATGTCAGGTGTTCGAAAAAAGACTCTGATAAATATAATCAGGAGCAGGAACTGAGTGCGAATGATAAGAACGAGCTGGGTCACAATAAAGTTCAAGAGCCAGCAGCAAAACGGGAAGATTTTTCTGAAAGTAATGGGAaagatggtaaaaaaaacgCGCAGTTGAAACCAGAGGAACGAAAATCTGCGGAGGACAAAAAAACCTCCGAGTTGAAGAAGGAAGATCTGGAAAACGGGATGATGAGGctgaaaataaatcataatcaAGGCTCGGGCTCGGATTATGATAAACCGGGTCAGAGTTCCAGCAACGTCGACTCGGGAAGAGGCTCTGCCGTTTATTCGAGTGGTCGACGACCGCCGCCAGTCGATCAAAATCATGGCCAAA ACAGAGACTCGGAATGGGTGGATATCGTGGAATCTGAACTGCGTAGCATTTTAGAGCCGTCAAGAGACATTCCGGCGATGGCTCACTCTACTCTCTCAGAGAGCGTATCTTCGGTGACGCCACCACTGCCGCCACTTTCGCCTCACGGAAGTCCCCGGACTCCGAGAAATCGATACACGTCAAG TTTGCCGTATGGAGCGAAACCCAATTACACTGACTACGGAAAAAATACCGATAAGAGAAATTTTCAGAGCAACATCAAACATCGTGGGGCTTCGACGTCTAAAAAAGACgcgactaaaaaattttcccacc TTTTCGGAGTAGAAGCAGCAGATTTAACTTCGACGACAACTGGACTGGATTTGGACTCAATGTTGGACCGAAGCGACTCGGATCTGAGTACAAACGACGCGAGAACTATCAGAAAACAACTTGAAGGCCTGGAAAACATGTACAGCGAA GTTCTGAAACTACTCGGCGGAAGTGTTAAAAAACGGAGGAAAGCACGAGGACTAACGAGCTACGGATCGGTATCTTCATTACCAACCTCTTCGGTATCTTCGAGGCCGATCGCTCGACACCACGACAAGAGGAGATCGCATGTAGTCGATGAGAGGATTAAAAAAGCCAAAGATATTAAGAGCGTAAACAAACGGTTTCAACGGCTCGAGTCTCACGTAGTTACCCTGGCACGTTCTGTAGCTCATTTGTCGTCGGAAATGCGCACTCAGCATTTAATGATACAAGAAATGGAAAATATTCGGGGCGAAATAGCCGCGCTGAGGACTCAAACCAGTATGGCGATGGTCAGATCTCAGTCTCAGCCGTTAATTAAAGACGCCGAATTGCCCGCACTCTCGAATCCTTCGAGGGTTAAGAAGTTGacgaaattttttggtacTGAGCCTCCACTTATCCGGCTGTTTCTTAGAGAACTTGGTTACgag AAATATGCAGCAGCAttcgaaaaagaaaaagttggAATGGTCGAATTGCCGTATTTATGTGAAGAAAGACTTCAAAAAATGGGCGTACCTTTAGGACCGAGACTGAGGATCCTTCAAGAGGCTAGGATTTCCGTTTGCAAGGATCCTATCTATGTagtataa